The genomic DNA GATACCAACTAAAAACATATATATGCCGACAAGAAAATGGGTAGACTAACGAGTTTTTGTTCTTTCAACAGATACAGTCTACAATGCAAATGTATAGCCTTTTTCCGCCACCTAACACTACAAAACCATCGGCTGGTTATCCGTCCCCATTGCTCTCCTTGCCTTACAACCTAACCTGTGCGTTGCAACTATAGAGAAGCAGCGATGTCCGCGTTGAGCGGTTTGGACGTAAGGCTAAGAATCTCGGCTGAAACATGCTCGTTGGTACTTCGCACCGTCAGTCGACAAAGCTTGGCGTCTTTATTGGGTTCTACGCGGCCAAGGATACCACTATCGTGCCGCAACTCATGTCAGCGTTTCCTCCTGCAGCTCAAAGGTGAAGACGATGTTACGCACACTTTACCAGCAGAAGACATGTGAAGCACACCTGCAAATACAATGTTTTCTGGCTTGTGGTCAATATCTGGTAGTACAGAGAGCTTGTTGCCTGTAATAACTCTTTGATTTCTTCCAATATCGACCATTCCATTGGCAGTAAGTTTGATAGGAAAAATTTGTTGAGCTTCTCGAGGCGGGCCTATGGAGATTGTAAGTCAGGCAGGGAACTTTTGCGCGATGGCGACTTATCAACGACTCACCACCGAtgatcttccatctctcgaAGAACGGCCCGCTCTCCAAATGTACGCCCTCCGCGAACTTGCTCAGGAACACAGGTAACTTGAGCACCAaaatcttcctctcctccccgaCCAAAAAGCTTAATCGCAAAAGCGGTGTCCCACCTTCACGGAAGAATACTTCTCGGCACTCGACATGAATCATCTCCTGTATCTGCGCTTTAGCCCTGACTTCACCAACAGGCGAGTCATGGAAGTGGATATTGATAGCGGATGGGGAAGGGTTGTCGATGAGAGCAGAAAAGGACGTAAACGGCTGATCGGCTTTGttgccgaagaagagcgcAATACGACCAAGGTGGCCATGGTATTCTGCCTTGACACCAATTTGGATGAGGGTATCTTCGTACAGAACGCCTTCGTTGGAGAAACTTAAACGCTCAAACCACTATAAAGCGTCCGTCATCAGtttcccctttctcttcgaGCATTGTAGAACTGACTCACCTTTTCCACACCATCCGCTACAGTCAATGGCGCTAACAACGCAGGGTTTACTCCTCCCAGGGTAGCACTATATGCCAACCCCCTGTCGCCGTTCATCCCATTTATGCCATTCGATCCGTCCGCTTGACCATTGAGAAGCGGTGCACCCCCAGCGCCTGTAGGCTGCATTTGCAATCCTGCCAATTCTTGGCTATACGCGCCAGTAGGCGCTGAAGTCAGTAACGGTTGATTTTGTACATGGCTGCCGGTAAGGTCAAGGTCAGAAAGGGACGAGATAATATCTTCTGATGGACCAGAAGAGGCAACACCCATCATTGTCTCTGTATTGACACTGGCATGACGTTGAGGCGCTGAGTAAGAGTCCGGAGCGGGTGAAGGAGTGACAGCTGAAGTGCCGGCGGTTGCAGCAGGCGAAGGAGCCGTAGATGCAGGTGCAGGAGATCCGGAAACTATCCCACCCGAGTCCCCTGTTCCTTTCCTAAACGCTTTGAACCTTTCCGCCTCCCTCAAattgttctcttccctACCACCAATCACCCACGTCCTCTTATCCTGAGCCATTTCCCCTTTTCTATGCAATCTGCTCAAAAGAGCACTTTCACGTTCAGGGAATACCGGCATCTCATCGCAAATGGTAGCGAGAAGATCGTCAGATTCGGATCGACGAGCTAGAGCGAGATATTCGCATGCTCGTTGTTGGAGTTCGGCATCAAGAACATGGGTATATCGTTcgaagatgttgatgagatGTTCTTTGATTTcggggaagaggttgacCCACTGGTAGAGTATTGGTTAGTCCTGAATGGGGACCGTGGAAGGTATATAACAACTTACTTTAATGTAGGTACTGAGGAGTAAGGCCCGGGTGGGCGCTGTACAAAGGTTCACTTTAGAGTGGAGAGCCTGGAACTGCTCGATTGGGCTGGATCCAGGATCGTTCGCAATCAAATGTCCGAATTCGCCCATGATATATCCTTGAAACCGCCCATTAGCAATCCATATCAAGCCaattggaagaggattgcTCACCTCCTACTCGGATCATGTTTTCATGGCAAGCAGTCGCCTGCAAGTGCTTGTAGACTGCTCTTACAGCATAGTCCTGCACGCCTTCGTTGTTGACAACGAGCTGGACCACGCGATACCATACTTCCGCACCAACATGGTCGCCGGCAGCAGCTATAAGTTGAAGGATGGTATCGACGTACCACTCGTACTATTTGTATCATCAGCTTTACCCGTCCGCACAGTTAGGTTAGTTGTGATCCATACCTCTGTAGCAAAACGTTCGGTTAAAATGGCGATCTTCAATACCATATCCTCCCTCAAATTATAATCTGCCACTTGCAAATACCTCACCAACTCTCCCACAATAACCTTGGCATTTGATGTGTCACACATAGAGTACAGCAAATCCAGCGCTCTTCTCCTCACAGAGATATCCCTATCCTTCAAACCCTGGATGATGACGTTTTGATGCTTCTTGACAGCTCCAAGAGAGTTAGACGTGGCTGCCAAATGAGCCATTGCGTCAAGACCGAGGTAGCGGACGTTGGTCTCTTTGGCTAGGATAAAACGACCAAGAAGGACGGAAGCGTTTTGTACAACTTGGGATGAAGGATCGATGTGAATGGCGAGGTTGATAGATTCAAAGAGAACAGCGTTTTGAGCGTTGTTGTGTTGGACGTTCTGGTAAGTGTGACTGTTAGTGGGAGATATTATAGCTTTGGGGAAAGGCTCACTCGAGGGGTGTCTTGAGAGGAGTCAATAATGGCTTGAATGATGCTGTTAACCATCTCGACAACTTGAGGGTTGTCTAGATAATTATCAGCAGGGTTCTGAATGGGGGAAAAGAAGTACGTACCAGGTGGTGGGTAATACTGAAGTAATCGAAGGAGCTTGGTTTGAAGCCATGGGTTGGGAACTTTGTAATAGACATACTCTGCTGGATAATGCCCTTCAAAGACAATCTGGATGAATATCAGCTACTGCCAACTTCCTTTGGGAACAGACGACCTACTCTGTCCAAGATATCCACAGCCTTCTGATACGACCCACTAAATGCCTCGAGTTCCGCTTGTGCCATAGTCGTGACGAGAGCGGTGATAGTCAAGACCACACCTGGGTCTCTGTCGCCCATCATGGAGACAATTCGGGCTGCCCATTCTTTGATAGGCATAACGCTAGGGTGCTTTCTGTAGAGTCGCAGGAGAGTGAGAgcggccttcttcttgacgaACGTGGAAGATGTACTGTATATTCTGTAAGTGGTGGCGCAATTTTTTTATCATTACACGTACGCGCTGATCATTGAGCGATAGACACTCTCGGCGAGCGCTTCAGCCATCTCCTTACCACCAAGAGTCGCAATGGCATGCAATGCCAGACAATTGTTCACCTCGTTCTGGTCCTCGAGATCTTTATGAAGAGAGTTGATTACCAATCTCGCAAGATCAGAATTCTCGTGCATCAGGAGGGTCAATGCAAGATATCCCTATAAACAATTGTCAGCTTGGGTACCACATTCTGTAATCAAACTTACGATCTGCTTCTCGCTGTACTTTTGCGAACTGATTAAGTTGATAGCCTCCATATGTCCAACGTCCACCTTGTACCCCAGAATATAAGTGAACACTACCTTGGCGAgatacttcttcttttgataTCCATCGAGGTTCCCATCCTTGAACTTCTGACGGATGTGAGCCATCTCACGGTTGATACGCTtttcctcgagctcccTGACACGACATGCTCGCAAATCAGAGATATACTGAGATCATAATATGTGTTAATGAGTCATATATGTAGCTCGCAGTTCACTTACTTGGGTCAGACCCCTCATTTGGGTGGCcatgatgacgacgacgcGGTATGTGTGGATTGGGCGAGTGAGTGGGTCTTTTTGCCTGGTTGTTTTTCGTGACTAGCGGTGTTACTGAGTGTCTTGAAGATTACTTCAGTGGTTAGGGGCGGCAATAGCAGTAGATGGGATAGTATAAGGATGTGAGGAGAGTATGTGTACAAGGTATAGCGGGAACGCTCTGACAACAACAATAGGACATAACAACGAACATGATatgcatcatcattcataATAAGCCTCCGAGAAATTCCACATCACTCTATTTTGAGCCGCCGGTTCCACCGCGCCGCCGTTTCGTCGTcgtccaccaccaccaacatTGATCATCGAGATATCCCAGAAACTATGCATTATCCATTGTCATTGTCCATTCCTCAATCACATATatacttcctcctctcacCCCCACAGAATTAGAAACAAGCGAAAATGGCAAAAGCAAAGACCACAAAACAGAAAACTGTTCCCAAAGCACCCCCCACAATCACCCCCCCGGATCCCGCCCACGCAATCGCTCATGTCCCAACACACACTACAGATGAGAAGCGGGAACAGCAAGCGAGCAGCAAGGGATCTGTAACAACCCCAgcggaggtggaggaggacgtCTGCTTTATTTGTGCTGAGCCGATAACGTTCTGGAGCGCGGGAGTTTGCGGACATAAGACTTGCCAGTGAGTAACTTTCTAATGTGCTCAGGTAACCGAATGCAATTGCCCTGAGCTGACAAGGTGATTCAGTGTTTGTGCAGTTCGATTAAGGACGTTCTACAAGTGTGTAATAATGTTCTTGAAATTCCTCTAGCTCTTAAACTAAGTCTTTGCAGGAAAACCGACTGCACGTTCTGCAAGACTCCTCTCCCTACTGTGCTCTTCTCTCGCTCACCTGATACTCCCTTTCCGAATGAGAGCCACCTGGAACCATCTCCTCCTAATGTGATCGCTAAAGCtcaggaagaagccaaaaagGGTGAGCGGTGGGATAAGGGCTTGACACTTCCCGGCACTTTAGACTTGGGCGCTTTCCCTTATGTGGACGAAAAACTCGGTGTAGTGttcgaagatgaagatatGGTATGCCGGTTACATCAGATACCGAGATTTAGCTGATCCTCTGGCTTAGATGGAATCAATCCTCACCCTTCTCCGATTCAACTGCCCGTATCCAGAATGCTCTTTCCAAGCAGTCAACTGGCCATCGCTCGAAAGACATACTCTTTCAACCCATGGGAAAGTCATATGTGCCCTCTGCCGATCACAGCTTTCTAGGTTCGCGCACGAGCAAGTGCTATACACTCCACATCTCTTGCCTTTACATGACCCATCGAGGTTGAAAAGAGGCCAGAGACCGCCCAAACCTAGGGGTccaaaggaagaggaggaagtaaAGAGTTGGGAAGCGCCTCATCCAATGTGCGAGGTAAATCAGGCTCTTTGAGATATGTGAATGGCGTTAATAGGACGATATAGTTTTGCCATAAAGCGTTCTTCGGTCCAGACGAGCTTTTCAAGCACATGAGAAGCGACCATGAAGAGTGCCATGTGTGTAGAGAACAAGGTAATCGGCATGTTTAGTAGGTTACCTCTTTTTCGATTCTTTTTTTACTGATGTTATTTTTCTCTCTAGTTTTGAAAACTACCATAAACTTGAGCAACACTGGAGGTAAGCTTTACTGGCGTCATTTGACTGTCTAACGACGAATGAAGGGATGAGCACTATCCTTGCACTCAGCCACAATGTATTGAGGACCGATTTGTCGTTTTCGGGAGCGAGCTTGATCTTCGAGCACACATGATGGAAGTGGTATGCTTCTCACATCTTCCGTTTTACGTTCCAGTAGTTGACCAGAATGAAGCACGGCAACCAAATGTCTGCTCGAGACAGAGCCAATGCTAGACATCTTCCTGTCGATTTTAACATCCCCTCTTCCGGTGCGCGTGGGGCGAATCATTCAGGAGGTGGTCGTGGCTTCTCCCTCGGTCAATCGTCTGTTCCCGGTGCCGGTAGAGACTCCAGCGCGCCTTCACGGATGCGAGCCAACGATTCGCCACATGTTCAAGCATTGGATGATACCCCCGCAATGACCCCAGCCCAGATTGCGCAGCAGAGAAGGCAGATTCAAGCTGATCGAGCTGAGAGTGTGGCAGCTGGACAGAATATGGgtaggagaagaggatttgCGACTGGTTTAAGTAGGGAGGGCGAGGCGGCGCCTAGCCCGGCGTCGATGAGTGCTCCGGCCAGTGGTTATAACACTCCCCGAGAGGATGTGGACGAAGCTACAGCTTCGTAAGTAGTTTAATCGAAGAGGGCATTAATGACGCTGATCACGCTTTTGTCAGACGCCACGCTGAGCTCCTTTCACGAGTAAGCATGCTCACCAATGATTCCGCCACCAAGCTCGCTTCCTTCCGCTCTGCTGTGCGCTCTTTCAAGAGCAACGAGTCTGGTGCCCGTGATATGGTCGACTCGATTTTCAACGTCTTTGAGCGTGATTTGGACGTGACCGTTGGCATTGCTCGCGAAGTTGCCAAGCTCTTTGGGGCCGAAGGTGACAAGGACAAAGAAAAGGATCTAATTGAGGCCCTCAATACTCTTCGAGTTGAACAACGTGACCAGTTCCCTTCTCTTGGGTCTGCTCCTTCTGGTCTTGGTACCAACTGGTCTGGTGTTGCTTCCGGTACTATCCTCAATGCCAAACGTGCCACCCGAACGTCAGGCACTAACCGAGCGGTATGGGATCGCGTcgaagctgctgctgcatcTCAGCCAGTGAACAAGCCCCGAGCCACAACTGGAGTTGGCGGAAGATGGGTGCCTGGAGCGGGAGGTTCAAGAGCGCAGCTGACCTCTGAATCAGCTTTTCCCACTTTGGGTGCTGCCTCGAGCTCCGCGGGACCATCCAGAGCTGCAGgctcgtcatcctcaactTCTAGCGGTGCATATGCCACTCCTTGGGCCGCTGGTGGTGCCGGTCCATCTTCTCGGACACCTTCCGCTCTTGCTGGTCCCCAAATTCGTTCTGTCCATAACCCTGCGGCTGCCACCaccaagaagagcaaagCCCTTTCCTCTGCCGCTTTCCCTGCTTTGCCTGCCAGCTCTGGAAGTAGAACTATGACCgctgaagagagaaaagcgTTGTTCAGCAAGCCGACGCCCAGAGAGGAGAGTATAAGAAGGATTACTGGCCAGGCGAATGCGCCGCCCCCTTTGAATAATTGGACGGCGGGATCAAATAATGGacgaggggaagaggatgcgATGGAAGGTTTGAGTTTGGAGAATCAAACGACGATGCGAGGGCAGGGACAGCAGCAGGGTgctggaaaaaaaaagggaaagcaGAAGCAGCTCTTGTTTTCTGTAAGCGCTAGACCTTGATTGACTTGGAAACATCGTTTGAGATGTGAACGATGTCAACGAGAGGGAATTATTATACATATCTACATGCAAAGTGAAGTATGTGGTACAATGGATGGCTGTATTCAATTATTCTGGCAAGATGGTGGGGGCCACCAGCGGTTCCGGCCTACCTAGGTGGTCAGCAAAAGATGCTAAATGGTGACGAACGGGAAGATACTTACCGTAAAGCAAACACGACCTTTTTTCTGACAATCCCCACTACCGCATAATGTCTAGTCCTCTCTTTTCGTCcttgtctcttcttcctcctctccctcttttctttctccttaGCATCTTCtaatttccttctttttctcctttcggTACTGAtgtcctcttcgtcctcatcttGGTCCTGCTCCCGACCGCGTTTTGGGAAACCGAAGTCATCAATCTGACTTTGTGCAGGACTTGACATCTCTATATCTGACGAATAATCTTTAGGCGTTGATGGGGGATAAAACGGTGAACTACTTCCGGGTGCTTCTCTATCTTCCGTGGGTGTCGTTTcggcatcctcatctttctcaaaAAGTGGcccttcctcatcgtcttcctcctcctcttcatctgatGATTCTTCATCTACCGCATCACCCTGTACAGCAATACCTTTTATTCTTTCCGCATCTTCCGCTTTGCCTCCATTAGCCAATAAATCACCAGTTACACGACGGATGACCACGTATGGCTTTTGCAGGTTAGCGAATTTTCCgtgaaggagatggtgtgGTCCAAGATGTAATGTTGGTTTATCCTATTTATGGTCAGTGAATCCACGATGATGTGTTCAAATGAGTTAATCCCTCACAGGTGTATCCAATCCAAGCACTCCGACCACGCCATTGgacttttctccttcccatGTCAGCTCTCCTTGAAGCTCAACCAGGACAAGGTTTCCCCCCAACTGGGCtagaggtggagatgaagcGTTTGTCGGGGTTACATTGAACTGAATGGGGTCCAGCGGAAGGTGAATACGCATTTTAAAAGCAGCGTATTGGGCGCAGGATCCTATAAAGAGGTGTACGACGGGAAATTGAGTATgtgcaagaagaaggagaacgCGTTGTCATAATAATAACACTCGTAATAATGATCAATCTGAACGCGTCGAAATCGTTGGTTGTTCTCACGGTGGAAAGCTAGCGGGATCAGATGACCTCCACTTTGAGTTTCCATCAGTAAACATTTATATGACATCATGCGTATGTCAGGAACACCCGCCGCTATTTTTATTAAAGACGTCAAGGAAATTTCTTCGCTCGGCCAACACTGGTGCAACGACGAGCTCGGAGCTGCTGGCCCGGTGGAGTAGTGTGGTGGCGCAGCCTTTGATACTTGGATCGTCGTCAACTGCCTTCGTCGTTCCTTGTGTCTAGACTGTGGCTGGGCTGAATATCCTCTCTTTTGAGCCTTGCTCCAGATCCGGTACGTAACTTCCCGCCCGGGATAGTTTAAATAATCTGTACGATTGAACCGGAATGTTCGTCATTCATCAACAAATATTATGGCCAAATGTCAGATGACTCGACTAATATGCTAGGTTACACACTCTCTGGCCAAGCATGACGGGATCCCATGGGAATCTTTCATGAATGTTGTACTTGTACTTATCCTCCGTTAGCCCAGAATccattccatctcctttcaCTTCCCCCTGTCTGACTTTCCGCCAGCCATGTCTCGCCTTTTATCTTGGGCggctctttcccttttgaGCCTGACCGCAGCTCAGAACATCACCCAGACCacttcattctcattctcccCCACCCCTGTAAGCACGAGCGTTCCCTCCCCCGCCGCTCCCCTCAACAGTACAGTGCCCGGACAAGGAATTTACCCCCCTGTTCAAGGTGAGTGACCAAGCCTTTTTATCTTTGAATGAGACTCGGAACGGCACAGTGGCTGACTTGATGAACGAAAGCTCTTTGCGCTGGAGGAGCAAATGTACCATTCTGCCCGGGAGTTGTAGGTGCAATATCGGAGTAAAAAGTGGTTCAATCTAATGTGATGCAGCTCCTACAAGACGTCCAGCTTTCTGGTATTTTCTCTGATAGCAAGGTAGGTCGATGACGAATTTCGAGAATGATCTTGAGCGGAAATGGACTGACCAGTAAGACAGACATTTGTAGACAAGGTATTGTTCATCTTGTGATACTGGGAGGTATATCTTGCAGCTGATACCCATTGAACATAGCCAACAGCGAAGACTCTTAACGAAACTTTGTCCGCATGGGAGGCTCTAGGTGACAATGTCACAGTCGGAGATGTGGAAACATTTGTCGAGCAATACTTCGTCCGTGTCTTCCCCTTAATTTGTTATCCGAAGTTGGAATTGATTTATCTCTTTGATGgcagaaaggagaaggtcTTGAGCTTAGCCAAGTTGAGCTCGAAAACTTTGTTGAAGACCCTGCTATACTTGACAACATTACCGATCCCGTCTTCAGAGCTTGGGTAAAGATTGTGAATGGATACTGGACTCTCCTCGCCAGGTGAGACACGGCTTCGAAAGGTGCAAAGCGCTAGCTAATGATTGTGATACCTTCATCAGGGAGACCAACCAATCGGCCCTTTGCAATGGAGACTGCGAGTCAAGTTTGATTCCTCTGAACCATACTGTTATCGTTCCTGGCGGGCGATACAGGGAAATATATTATTGGGATTCTTTCGTGAGCGGCGCCTTTCACACATATCGCATGATTTTGGCTCATCTTTTGTATAGTGGGTGCTGGAAGGTCTTCTCAAGTCTGAGCTGTACGACTATGCCTGGGATTTACTACAGAACTTTATGGATCTCATTGATGTCAGTTCTTTTTGTCTGAATGAGTGAAGAGACTGTTGTTGATAATGTCCGCAGATCTATGGGTATCTTCCCAACGGCGGGAGAAAGTACTATCTCAATCGTTCTCAGCCTCCAGTATTTGTCCAGGTATGTCGCAATATATAATACTTTCATTATTATACGGATGCTGATGAAGCGCAGATGATCGATGCTTACATCAAGGCCACTAACAGCATTACTCTTCTTGAGCGAGCTCTCCCTGTAGCTTCAGTTCGTATGTCCCTTCGTTGATACGACCGTTCAGCTGACTATAAGACATCAGTCCGAGTTAGAATGGTGGGCAAATAACAGAACCTCAAATTTCACGTCACCCTTCACCAATCAATCCCGCACTATTGCTCAATATTCGGTCACTAACAGCGCTCCTCGACCAGAAGTATGTCCAAAGTCCTGTCCCTTCCAAGCAATCTCTCTCTGATAAGCTACCTAGGGTTATGTTGAGGACTTCGAAACGGTGATGGGAGCTTCCCCAGCCCTCAACGAAACTGAACAAGCCGAGTTGTACTCGGAGCTCGCTACTGGCGCCGAGTCAGGCTGGGACTACTCCTCACGATGGTGCGAGCAACCACTCCTTAACACAACAGATAACAACCCTTCCTTAAGGACCTTGAAAGTCAAGTCAATCATCCCTGTTGATCTACTGAGTCTGATGGCCGGAGACCATGCCCTCGTGAGTTCATCACTGATATAGAGGATGGGATTATGGCGCTGACATAGGTTTAGCTGGCCAATTTGTATGAGCTTTATGCAAACAGTACtgggggtggagaagggacAGGCAATGAGGAAATGTCAAAGAGGGATGGGGAATCTGATGATGCAGCGAGCAAAATTGCATACCATCGTCAGATGGCCCAAGAGTTCAGCGACTCGATCCTCGATCTCTGCTGGGACCCAGAAAAGGTGAGCCTTGGAACCCATTTGGTACCGAAAAAGTGCTTACAGAGGGGACTCGCATGCAGTCATGGTTCTACGACTTTAACGTGACTTCAAACTCTCGctccaacatcttccacgCGGGTGGCACCTGGCCACTTTGGCAAAACATTACTCCATCCGAAATTATGGGCAACGAAAGTGCGGCTCTTTCTTTAGTTTCAGGATTTAGGTTCCTTTTGGGTCACTACTCAGGGGTCCCAAGTGTGGCTACTCTGCTGTTTACTGGACTGAACTGGGTACGTTCCGAGGATTTTTCGCGCGGAAAGAGGGTTGCTGATTGATGGGCAGGATTTCCCTAACGCCTGGCCGCCCCATGCGTGTAAGTCAAGAGAGATGGCCACTAGCTGTAAAAGACATCCATTAACATCGGAATAAAAACCACAGATACCGCCATCAAAGCTTTTGAGACACTTGGTCGTGTATTGCCCAATGCCACTGTCCTTTCCAACTTGACGATCCCCTTCGATTCAGTGACCGAGAACCAACTCGGTCTCTCAGAATCCGAGCTCCAACCACAACCCCAATCCACCATTGGTAACGTCTCTCTGAACACCGAGACCTCCCAAGACAAGCCCTGGCCTCTTGCTCTCTCAATTGAATTTGCGAACAGGTATTTGGGAGCCGCATTCTGTTCATGGTACTCCACCGGAGGGCAAATTAGCGGATTATTGACACAGTTGCCGTTGAGCGACTTGAATGCTACTGGAACCTATACTTCTGAGCAATCAGGTAAGGGGTTTTCGGAGCTGTGATTCATATCAGCTGACAATAAATTGCCAGGCGTGATGTTCGAAAAGGTGGGCTTACCTTCGCATATAGGGTTATATAGGTTTGGAGCAAAACTAACACGTCGGTAGTTCAATGTTACTGACACAGATGCcgctggaggaggtggtgaGTATACAGTCCAAGTCGGATTCGGTTGGACAAACGGAGTAGCCCTTTGGGCCGCTGGCGAGTACGGACAGTACATCCCTGCACCCACATGTCCCCTTATTCCGATCATCGAAGTCAATGGGACGGCTGGTTCCAATACCTCTGATAGCTCGGTATACAAGTCGACGGATAAGGATGGCGGTCCGACAGCGAGTGACACCACTACGTCCAAGAGCTTGTTTGTCGGATACCGAATCCCGAGAGAGTAGGCTCGCCCGCGAAAGGACTCTTATGAATCAATCCTTTTATAATTTGCTTAATGACATGTGATGTATTTTGAGGTTCGAGGGTGAGATATGAGCATCATTATTGATGATCCTGGTATATATGACAGCATCTTCGTCTCAAACCAAGGGATTCACATGTTGTCTGAGGAAATACAAGTGGTTGAGGTCTAAACTCAAGGGTAGCTTATTGCATTCTATCCCTTAAAACATGACCTTCAGTTTGACTCCAACTCATAAATCCAGATTATAAAAACGTGGTATGTTACCGATGCTATGTTGAACCGTAGctgagaaaaaaaggaaaatccATCTTCTTACAGGACTTTATCAGATAATAAATGATTAGCGCTCTCAGATGCATAGTCAGAAGAACTTAAGGAGGGCTGGATGTAAAGCTAGAAGTCAATGGATTTGCTCGACATCAGATGTTCATCCCACATCCCCTCATGCATCACTCGCTATCTTCATACCACCATGGATTGCGGGACTATTGCCCATGGTTTTCCTTCAGTAGGTGCGAGCTATTAATACCACGATTAATAATGTCAATCGCAGCGTGAACTTCATATTTCGCTAGCATAAGTGTAGTTTTTGAGGTCTTCCTATCTTCCACAGAGCAGTGATATGGTCATTATTGGCAACAGACTACTAGAAAGAAGTACCTGAATGCACTGTCAAACGGGTGTGGCCAAGGATATGCCACAGAACAAAGTTCGTCACTGCCGTCAAGAGAAATGAGAATGGGTGCCAAGACTCCTAGGTCTTAGGAGAGTAGGGTGGAGAGCGGCGTTTGTGATCCATTAAGGTAACAAAACCGGACGGTACTATTGAATGGAGGACGGTGTAAGCTCCGAGAGGGGACGAGTCTGTTATTACCAAGTAATATGGCCCATTTTTGTGTTCGATTGATTGTCCCATATTGTGTTGTTGCTGAGTGCTACTTGGACCTTGCAACATAGTTGCTTCGTTATTGTCTGCTGTTATCAGAGATTCAGAAT from Cryptococcus neoformans var. neoformans JEC21 chromosome 7 sequence includes the following:
- a CDS encoding trehalase precursor, putative, producing the protein MSRLLSWAALSLLSLTAAQNITQTTSFSFSPTPVSTSVPSPAAPLNSTVPGQGIYPPVQALCAGGANVPFCPGVLLQDVQLSGIFSDSKTFVDKPTAKTLNETLSAWEALGDNVTVGDVETFVEQYFKGEGLELSQVELENFVEDPAILDNITDPVFRAWVKIVNGYWTLLARETNQSALCNGDCESSLIPLNHTVIVPGGRYREIYYWDSFWVLEGLLKSELYDYAWDLLQNFMDLIDIYGYLPNGGRKYYLNRSQPPVFVQMIDAYIKATNSITLLERALPVASSELEWWANNRTSNFTSPFTNQSRTIAQYSVTNSAPRPEGYVEDFETVMGASPALNETEQAELYSELATGAESGWDYSSRWCEQPLLNTTDNNPSLRTLKVKSIIPVDLLSLMAGDHALLANLYELYANSTGGGEGTGNEEMSKRDGESDDAASKIAYHRQMAQEFSDSILDLCWDPEKSWFYDFNVTSNSRSNIFHAGGTWPLWQNITPSEIMGNESAALSLVSGFRFLLGHYSGVPSVATLLFTGLNWDFPNAWPPHAYTAIKAFETLGRVLPNATVLSNLTIPFDSVTENQLGLSESELQPQPQSTIGNVSLNTETSQDKPWPLALSIEFANRYLGAAFCSWYSTGGQISGLLTQLPLSDLNATGTYTSEQSGVMFEKFNVTDTDAAGGGGEYTVQVGFGWTNGVALWAAGEYGQYIPAPTCPLIPIIEVNGTAGSNTSDSSVYKSTDKDGGPTASDTTTSKSLFVGYRIPRE